From Rutidosis leptorrhynchoides isolate AG116_Rl617_1_P2 chromosome 3, CSIRO_AGI_Rlap_v1, whole genome shotgun sequence, a single genomic window includes:
- the LOC139899732 gene encoding uncharacterized protein, with the protein MFDANLSGPIPHELGNLSNLFYIDLSGNYLVGSIPFSFGALTSLATLDLSNNQLENVIPHQLGNLSNLVNLDFSGNSLRGSVPVSIGALTSLIHLDLSINKLRGVIPHQIGNLSNLSYLDLTGNSLVGSIPFSFGALTSLQTLTLSKNLLTGPVPNFGGWSSLTRLSLDHNSLSGSIPDFAGCESLQVLDLSGNQLSGDLPNSVGHISNLVYLDVSSNSLNCGTLPDITSNFDEYPGLDLSNNCFEGRVPLFPFKLASLDISGNKFTGNLSFLCHIDGELTFIDLSNNLFSGSLPDCWSHFQKLVILDLSNNHLSGNIPMSFRFLYQLEALYLRKNGFVGELPMSLSNCTNLRFVDLGENKLSSTIPEWVGERLTGMD; encoded by the exons ATGTTTGATGCTAATCTCAGTGGGCCTATTCCTCATGAGCTTGGAAATCTCTCCAACTTGTTTTATATTGATCTCAGTGGTAATTATTTGGTTGGATCTATTCCTTTTTCCTTTGGTGCTTTAACTTCTCTCGCCACTTTAGACCTCTCAAATAATCAACTAGAAAATGTCATTCCTCATCAACTTGGAAATCTCTCCAACTTGGTTAATCTTGATTTCAGTGGTAATTCTCTGAGGGGATCTGTTCCTGTATCCATTGGAGCTTTAACTTCTCTCATCCATTTAGACCTCTCAATAAATAAGCTACGAGGTGTTATTCCTCATCAGATAGGAAATCTCTCCAACTTGTCTTATCTTGATTTAACTGGTAATTCGTTGGTAGGATCTATTCCTTTTTCGTTTGGAGCTTTAACTTCTCTTCAGACCTTAACGCTCTCAAAAAACCTCCTTACGGGTCCCGTGCCTAATTTCGGTGGATGGTCATCGTTGACTCGCTTGTCGCTTGATCACAATTCTCTCAGTGGAAGCATTCCTGACTTCGCAGGATGCGAGTCCCTACAAGTGTTAGACCTATCTGGTAATCAATTGAGTGGTGATTTACCCAACAGTGTTggtcatatttcaaatcttgtataTCTGGATGTGTCATCCAACTCTCTTAATTgt GGTACACTACCAGATATAACATCAAACTTTGATGAGTATCCTGGATTGGATTTGAGTAACAACTGCTTCGAAGGTAGGGTACCACTATTTCCTTTTAAACTCGCTTCGTTAGACATTTCTGGAAACAAGTTCACAGGAAACCTCTCTTTCTTGTGTCATATTGATGGGGAATTAACATTCATTGACCTCTCTAACAACTTGTTTTCAGGGAGCCTTCCTGATTGTTGGTCGCACTTCCAGAAATTGGTAATTCTTGATTTATCAAACAACCATTTATCCGGGAATATTCCTATGTCTTTTAGATTCTTGTATCAACTAGAGGCATTGTATTTGCGAAAGAACGGCTTTGTTGGTGAATTGCCCATGTCTTTGAGCAACTGTACAAATCTTAGGTTTGTGGATCTTGGGGAAAACAAGTTATCCAGCACAATACCTGAGTGGGTTGGGGAAAGGCTTACGG GAATGGATTAA
- the LOC139895799 gene encoding receptor-like protein EIX2 produces MYGELPRDIGQLRSLDALDLSRNQFFGNIPSSLSQVHELSYLNLSFNNFSGRIPTGTQLQSFTASSYEGNPLLYGLPLTHTPSIVVENEEDEKYGHDNFWISYYMGMGIGFAVGFWGTCGAIFLNRRCRHLLFASLSLSKDWICVTVVVLFRKLKRFYAHQRP; encoded by the exons ATGTATGGTGAACTCCCAAGAGATATTGGTCAGCTGAGATCTCTTGATGCACTTGACTTGTCGAGAAATCAATTTTTTGGAAATATTCCCTCGAGTTTGTCACAAGTGCACGAATTAAGTTATCTCAACCTATCATTCAATAACTTCTCGGGAAGAATACCAACTGGGACACAACTCCAAAGCTTCACTGCTTCCTCTTATGAAGGTAACCCTCTACTTTATGGTCTTCCACTTACACATACACCTTCTATCGTTGTTGAGAATGAAGAAGACGAAAAATATGGACATGACAACTTTTGGATATCATATTACATGGGTATGGGTATTGGATTTGCAGTTGGATTTTGGGGAACTTGTGGTGCTATATTTCTCAACCGTCGATGCAGACATTTATTGTTTGCATCGTTGAGTCTTTCCAAGGATTGGATTTGCGTTACAGTTGTCGTGTTATTCCGGAAGTTAAAAAG GTTTTATGCACACCAACGTCCATAA